In Saccharothrix violaceirubra, the following are encoded in one genomic region:
- a CDS encoding Crp/Fnr family transcriptional regulator, with protein MTTRDTFEQWTAAEDFDALLSLGNEVTYESGRHLMWQGDVADCVMVLRSGYVQVLDRGDDGLRRVLGFRKRGELLGELAYFGDGRRTASVIAYGLVTVVKIPGRRFQAFLDRHPRVYQAIVRMLALRLHTVERRRAGKAVARVLRELVDLAQAFSDDRDRKVVLPVTQEVLGQLADMSYPSAQRAVRALRRRNLLDPGSRKLTVPCQGCLRRAAQAPPDYGNPINGCGGSPTCPQRVGT; from the coding sequence ATGACCACACGGGACACTTTCGAACAGTGGACCGCGGCGGAGGACTTCGACGCCCTGCTCAGCCTGGGCAACGAGGTCACCTACGAATCCGGCCGCCACCTCATGTGGCAGGGCGACGTCGCGGACTGCGTGATGGTCCTCCGTTCCGGCTACGTCCAGGTCCTCGACCGCGGCGACGACGGATTGCGAAGGGTTCTCGGTTTTCGTAAACGCGGCGAACTGCTCGGCGAACTGGCCTATTTCGGCGACGGCCGCCGAACCGCCTCGGTGATCGCCTACGGCCTGGTCACCGTGGTCAAGATCCCCGGCCGCCGCTTCCAGGCGTTCCTCGACCGCCACCCGCGCGTCTACCAGGCCATCGTCCGAATGCTGGCCCTGCGCCTGCACACCGTCGAACGCCGCCGGGCGGGCAAGGCCGTCGCCCGGGTACTGCGCGAACTGGTCGACCTGGCCCAGGCGTTCTCGGACGACCGCGACCGGAAGGTGGTCCTCCCGGTCACCCAGGAGGTCCTCGGCCAGCTCGCCGACATGTCGTACCCGTCCGCGCAACGGGCCGTACGGGCGTTGCGGCGACGCAACCTCCTGGACCCCGGGTCCCGGAAGCTCACGGTGCCCTGCCAGGGATGTCTGCGCCGGGCCGCCCAGGCGCCGCCGGATTACGGGAATCCCATCAACGGATGTGGCGGCTCGCCCACCTGCCCGCAGAGGGTGGGCACGTGA
- a CDS encoding response regulator transcription factor encodes MRVLIVEDESYMAEAIRDGLRLEAIAADIAGDGDTALELLAVNSYDIAVLDRDIPGPSGDEVAERIVASGSGMPILMLTAADRLDDKASGFGLGADDYLTKPFELRELVLRLRALDRRRAHSRPPVREIAGLRVDAFRREVYRDGRYVALTRKQFAVLEVLVAAEGGVVSAEELLERAWDENADPFTNAVRITVSALRKRLGEPWIIATVAGVGYRIDAGSDGDRERAGRG; translated from the coding sequence ATGCGCGTGTTGATCGTCGAGGACGAGTCCTACATGGCCGAGGCCATCCGTGACGGGCTTCGGCTGGAGGCGATCGCGGCCGACATCGCGGGTGACGGGGACACCGCCCTGGAGTTGCTGGCCGTCAACAGCTACGACATCGCGGTCCTCGATCGGGACATTCCGGGGCCTTCGGGTGACGAGGTGGCCGAGCGGATCGTCGCCTCCGGCAGCGGGATGCCGATCCTCATGCTCACCGCCGCCGATCGGCTCGACGACAAGGCGTCCGGGTTCGGGCTCGGGGCCGACGACTACCTGACCAAGCCCTTCGAGTTGCGGGAACTTGTCTTGCGGCTCAGGGCTCTCGACCGGCGGCGTGCGCACAGTCGGCCGCCGGTGCGGGAGATCGCGGGGTTGCGGGTGGACGCGTTCCGGCGCGAGGTCTACCGGGACGGGCGGTACGTCGCGTTGACCCGCAAGCAGTTCGCGGTGCTCGAAGTGCTCGTCGCCGCCGAAGGCGGTGTGGTCAGCGCCGAGGAGTTGCTGGAGCGGGCGTGGGACGAGAACGCCGATCCGTTCACCAACGCCGTGCGCATCACGGTCTCGGCGTTGCGCAAGCGACTCGGTGAGCCGTGGATCATCGCGACCGTCGCCGGTGTCGGTTATCGGATCGACGCGGGGTCCGACGGCGACCGTGAGCGGGCCGGTCGTGGATAG
- a CDS encoding sensor histidine kinase — protein sequence MDRTPGLSVRLKLTLSYAGFLMVAGVLMLASVWMFLLRDVPASWLIPLLPNVPRVFDPSNFGPGVFVTAAAVVLVFLLVFGLLGGWVLAGRMLSPLTRITDATRKAANGSLSHRIRLPGRKDEFRELADAFDTMLARIEAHVAEQRRFAANASHELRTPLAITRTLLDVARNDREHDPVELVDRLHFVNSRAIDLTEALLLLSRAGRRTFTREPADLSLIAEEVAETLFGLAEKRGVAIEVAGDAAHTVGSPALLLQMATNLVHNAIVHNLPADGTVWITTGVLPGAAVIVVENTGEKLAATLVSTLTEPFQRGSERIRADHAGVGLGLAIVESIVEAHDGTLTLTPRPDGGLRVTVRVPLGPVR from the coding sequence GTGGATAGGACGCCGGGGTTGAGCGTCCGCCTCAAGCTCACGCTCAGCTATGCCGGGTTCCTCATGGTCGCGGGCGTGCTGATGCTCGCCTCGGTGTGGATGTTCCTGTTGCGGGACGTGCCCGCCTCGTGGCTGATCCCGCTCCTGCCCAACGTCCCGCGCGTCTTCGACCCGAGCAACTTCGGTCCCGGCGTCTTCGTCACGGCGGCGGCCGTGGTGCTGGTGTTCCTGCTGGTGTTCGGGCTGTTGGGCGGGTGGGTGCTCGCCGGTCGCATGCTCAGCCCGTTGACCCGCATCACCGACGCCACCCGCAAGGCCGCCAACGGGTCGCTCTCCCACCGGATCCGGCTGCCGGGCCGCAAGGACGAGTTCCGCGAACTCGCCGACGCGTTCGACACGATGCTCGCGCGGATCGAAGCGCACGTGGCCGAGCAGCGCCGGTTCGCGGCCAACGCCTCGCACGAACTGCGCACGCCGCTGGCGATCACGCGGACGCTGCTCGACGTGGCCCGCAACGACCGGGAGCACGACCCCGTCGAACTCGTCGACCGCCTGCACTTCGTCAACAGCCGGGCGATCGACCTCACCGAAGCGCTGCTCCTGCTCAGCCGCGCCGGTCGGCGGACCTTCACCCGCGAACCCGCCGACCTGTCCCTCATCGCCGAGGAGGTCGCGGAGACGCTCTTCGGGCTCGCGGAGAAACGCGGCGTGGCCATCGAGGTCGCCGGCGACGCGGCCCACACGGTCGGTTCGCCCGCGCTGCTGCTGCAGATGGCCACGAATCTCGTGCACAACGCGATCGTCCACAACCTGCCCGCCGACGGCACCGTGTGGATCACGACCGGTGTCCTGCCCGGCGCGGCGGTGATCGTGGTGGAGAACACCGGCGAGAAGCTCGCCGCGACGCTGGTCTCGACGCTCACCGAACCGTTCCAGCGCGGGTCCGAGCGCATCCGCGCCGATCACGCGGGTGTCGGCCTCGGCCTGGCGATCGTCGAGAGCATCGTCGAGGCGCACGACGGGACGCTCACCCTCACCCCCCGTCCGGACGGGGGGCTCAGGGTCACGGTGCGGGTGCCGCTCGGCCCGGTTAGGTGA
- the vanX gene encoding D-Ala-D-Ala dipeptidase VanX: MNEDFVFVDQWVPGIRWDAKYATWDNFTGKPVDGYLANRIVGTRALCAALGRAQEKAASLGFGLLLWDGYRPQRAVDRFLRWSEEPEDGRTKPRHYPNIDRPEMFEKGYVAAKSGHSRGSTVDLTLYHLDTGELAAMGGGHDLMDVLSHHGASGITAVEADNRRHLCSIMEDCGFGRYEFEWWHYSLKGEPHPDTYFDFPIT; the protein is encoded by the coding sequence GTGAACGAGGATTTCGTCTTCGTCGACCAGTGGGTGCCCGGGATCCGGTGGGACGCCAAGTACGCGACCTGGGACAACTTCACCGGCAAACCCGTGGACGGGTACCTGGCGAACCGCATCGTCGGTACGAGGGCCTTGTGCGCCGCCCTCGGCCGGGCCCAGGAGAAGGCCGCGTCGCTCGGCTTCGGACTCCTCCTCTGGGACGGATACCGCCCACAGCGGGCCGTGGACCGTTTCCTGCGCTGGTCGGAAGAGCCCGAGGACGGTCGGACGAAACCGCGCCACTACCCGAACATCGACCGGCCCGAGATGTTCGAGAAGGGGTACGTGGCCGCCAAATCCGGCCACAGCCGGGGCAGCACCGTCGACCTGACGCTCTACCACCTCGACACCGGCGAACTCGCGGCCATGGGCGGTGGCCACGACCTGATGGACGTGCTCTCGCACCACGGCGCGAGCGGGATCACGGCCGTCGAGGCGGACAACCGCCGACACCTCTGCTCGATCATGGAGGACTGCGGCTTCGGCCGGTACGAGTTCGAGTGGTGGCACTACTCGCTGAAGGGCGAACCCCACCCCGACACGTACTTCGACTTCCCCATCACCTAA
- the vanA gene encoding D-alanine--(R)-lactate ligase — translation MTRLRVGIVFGGTSEEHPVSVKSARQVAEHIDTRKYEPFWIGITKDGTWKLCDGPDTDWEDGGGRPAVLSPDRGVGGLLVLDKGQYEEVALDLVLPVLHGRFGEDGAVQGLLELSGIPYVGCDVQSSALCMDKSFTYVVAESAGIATPSFLIVPPGGVPDADALTYPVFVKPARSGSSFGVTKVSAAADLAEAVEIARQFDSKVLIEEAVVASEVGCAVLGNDPDLVTGEVDRIALTHGFFKIHQEADPESGSENSTPIVPADIPAEKRTLVQETAKAVYRALGCRGLARVDMFLKDDGTVVLNEVNTLPGLTPYSRYPRMMAAAGLPLGEVIDRIVAAALAGRIR, via the coding sequence ATGACCAGGTTGAGGGTGGGGATCGTCTTCGGGGGCACTTCCGAGGAGCACCCGGTCTCCGTCAAGTCCGCGCGGCAGGTCGCGGAGCACATCGACACCCGCAAGTACGAGCCGTTCTGGATCGGGATCACCAAGGACGGCACGTGGAAGCTGTGCGACGGGCCCGACACGGACTGGGAGGACGGGGGCGGGCGCCCGGCCGTGCTGTCGCCCGACCGGGGCGTCGGCGGCCTGCTCGTCCTGGACAAGGGGCAGTACGAGGAGGTCGCGTTGGACCTCGTGCTGCCGGTCCTGCACGGCCGGTTCGGCGAGGACGGCGCGGTGCAGGGCCTGCTGGAACTCTCCGGCATTCCCTACGTCGGCTGTGACGTCCAGAGTTCCGCGCTGTGCATGGACAAGTCCTTCACGTACGTCGTCGCCGAAAGCGCGGGCATCGCGACGCCGAGCTTCCTGATCGTCCCGCCGGGCGGTGTTCCCGACGCGGACGCGCTCACCTACCCGGTCTTCGTGAAGCCGGCCCGGTCCGGGTCCTCGTTCGGCGTCACCAAGGTGTCCGCCGCGGCGGACCTGGCGGAAGCGGTGGAGATCGCGCGGCAGTTCGACTCGAAGGTGTTGATCGAGGAGGCCGTCGTCGCGAGCGAGGTCGGCTGTGCCGTCCTGGGCAACGACCCGGACCTGGTCACCGGCGAGGTCGACCGGATCGCCCTGACCCACGGGTTCTTCAAGATCCACCAGGAGGCCGATCCCGAGAGCGGCTCCGAGAACTCGACGCCGATCGTCCCGGCCGACATCCCGGCGGAGAAGCGCACGCTGGTCCAGGAAACCGCGAAAGCCGTGTACCGCGCCCTCGGGTGCCGGGGACTGGCCCGGGTCGACATGTTCCTGAAGGACGACGGAACGGTCGTCCTCAACGAGGTCAACACCCTGCCCGGCCTGACCCCCTACAGCCGTTACCCGAGGATGATGGCGGCTGCCGGCCTGCCGCTCGGCGAAGTGATCGACCGGATCGTCGCGGCTGCCCTGGCGGGGCGGATCCGGTGA
- a CDS encoding D-isomer specific 2-hydroxyacid dehydrogenase family protein: MPAGTGITIYGCSGDEADLFRELAPRFGVVPSITEAALDEGNAGLAAGNRCVSVGHRTRVGNSALVALRRVGVRYLSTRSVGFDHVDVEYAGSLGISVGNVSYSPDSVADYVLMSMLMVVRGAKATIRRVDSHDYRLGEVRGKELRDLTVGVVGTGRIGTAVVSRLRGFGCRILAHDTRPGVAVDHVPLDDLLRQSDIVTLHTPLNADTYHLLDRRRIARMKRGAYVVNTGRGALLDTGALVAALESGALGGAALDVLEGEEGIFYADRRDEPVENGHLARLRDLPNVFVSPHTAFYTDHALSDTVENCLVNCTNFVRGNRV, translated from the coding sequence GTGCCGGCCGGTACGGGGATCACGATCTACGGGTGTTCGGGGGACGAGGCCGACCTTTTTCGAGAATTGGCGCCTCGGTTCGGGGTCGTTCCGTCGATCACCGAGGCGGCGTTGGACGAAGGCAATGCGGGGTTGGCGGCCGGTAATCGGTGCGTCAGTGTCGGGCACCGGACGCGGGTCGGGAATTCCGCGCTTGTCGCGCTTCGCCGGGTCGGGGTGCGGTACCTCTCCACGCGCAGTGTCGGGTTCGACCACGTCGACGTCGAATACGCCGGGAGTCTCGGCATCTCCGTCGGCAACGTCTCCTATTCACCGGACAGCGTGGCCGACTACGTCCTGATGTCCATGCTGATGGTGGTCCGCGGTGCCAAGGCCACCATCCGCCGGGTGGATTCGCACGACTACCGGTTGGGTGAGGTGCGCGGGAAGGAACTGCGCGACCTGACCGTCGGAGTGGTGGGCACCGGGCGGATCGGGACCGCGGTCGTCTCCCGGTTGCGCGGATTCGGGTGCCGGATCCTCGCCCACGACACTCGGCCCGGGGTCGCGGTCGACCATGTGCCGCTCGACGACCTTCTGCGGCAAAGCGACATCGTCACGCTTCACACGCCACTCAACGCGGACACGTACCACCTGCTGGACCGTCGGCGTATCGCGCGCATGAAGCGCGGCGCCTACGTCGTCAACACCGGGCGCGGTGCGCTTCTCGATACCGGCGCTCTTGTCGCGGCATTGGAAAGCGGCGCCCTGGGTGGAGCGGCTTTGGACGTCCTCGAAGGTGAGGAAGGAATCTTCTATGCCGATCGTCGGGACGAACCCGTCGAGAACGGACATCTGGCGCGGTTGCGGGATCTGCCGAACGTCTTCGTCAGTCCGCACACCGCTTTCTACACCGACCACGCGCTGAGCGACACCGTCGAGAACTGTCTTGTCAACTGCACGAACTTCGTCCGGGGGAATCGGGTATGA
- a CDS encoding PucR family transcriptional regulator, translating to MTPAAAGDGARETPQGPHNWWRGRRSTLRGLFAVSTMMIDGREADGIIRLAVTSVSSLSRCGVKAVYLFIGGALRRRDDTEPDAELDRQVRLLDGVSGPLVLPDGGWCWGIALPGLEGLLGYLVVHAAVEPSKDEFFLLEALGRQTAGALVNASLHRREREHALELQELNGRLSASVARLKQQTHVHEVLGDISVSGAGEPGIAHAVHQLTSLPVAIEDRFGNLRAWAGPGKPDPYPKHQAHRREELLRRAAAVPHPVREEDRVLSLVKPRYEVLGLLALVDPRRTVGSHEMFALEYGTTVLAQELSHLRNLAEVELRLHRDLVDDLITGTDDESAYARADALGHDLRGAHCVIVVRWGEEQTDDAVAEAVGRAVASLRLSSMISRHSGAVVLLVSGCPEGDTLHRLLSENLGGAGATGIGGRCDRPGDFPRSYSEAMRALDIRRKSGSPHGVTTFDQLGLYRILDSGRNRAEIVAYVREWLGRLLDYDEHKNTDLVQTLAQYLECGGHYDETASALVIHRSTLRYRLGRIREIADLDLNDVDSRLNLHVATRAWKVLGSSV from the coding sequence ATGACACCCGCGGCGGCGGGCGACGGAGCCCGCGAAACTCCACAAGGGCCGCACAACTGGTGGCGTGGCCGGCGGTCGACTCTGCGCGGACTGTTCGCCGTCTCGACGATGATGATCGACGGCCGGGAAGCCGACGGCATCATCCGGCTGGCCGTCACCTCTGTCTCGTCGTTGAGCAGGTGCGGCGTCAAGGCGGTGTATCTGTTCATCGGCGGCGCACTCCGCCGTCGTGACGACACGGAGCCGGACGCGGAGCTCGACCGGCAGGTCCGGCTCCTCGACGGCGTCAGCGGTCCGCTCGTCCTCCCCGACGGCGGCTGGTGCTGGGGCATCGCGCTGCCGGGGCTGGAAGGCCTGCTGGGGTACCTGGTGGTGCACGCGGCGGTGGAGCCGTCCAAGGACGAGTTCTTCCTGCTTGAGGCGCTCGGCCGGCAGACGGCGGGTGCGCTGGTGAACGCCTCGCTTCACCGGCGAGAGCGCGAGCATGCGCTCGAACTGCAGGAGCTCAACGGCAGGCTGTCCGCCTCGGTCGCCCGGCTCAAGCAGCAGACGCACGTGCACGAGGTGCTCGGCGACATCTCCGTGTCCGGTGCGGGCGAGCCCGGCATCGCCCACGCCGTGCACCAGCTGACGTCGTTGCCGGTCGCGATCGAGGACCGGTTCGGCAATCTGCGGGCCTGGGCCGGTCCCGGCAAGCCCGACCCGTACCCGAAGCACCAGGCGCACCGGCGCGAGGAGCTGCTCAGGCGAGCCGCGGCGGTCCCCCACCCGGTCCGGGAGGAGGACCGGGTGCTCTCGCTGGTCAAACCGCGGTACGAGGTGCTCGGCTTGTTGGCGCTCGTGGACCCGCGCAGGACCGTGGGCAGCCACGAGATGTTCGCGCTCGAGTACGGGACGACGGTGCTGGCGCAGGAACTGTCCCACCTGCGCAATCTCGCCGAGGTCGAGCTGCGCCTGCACCGTGACCTGGTCGACGACCTGATCACCGGCACCGACGACGAGAGCGCCTACGCTCGCGCCGACGCGCTCGGGCACGACCTGCGCGGTGCACATTGCGTGATCGTCGTCCGCTGGGGCGAGGAGCAGACCGACGACGCCGTCGCCGAGGCCGTAGGCCGGGCGGTTGCATCGCTCCGGCTGAGTTCGATGATCTCGCGGCACTCGGGTGCGGTGGTGCTCCTCGTCAGCGGCTGCCCGGAAGGGGACACGCTGCATCGCCTCCTCTCGGAGAACCTCGGTGGCGCCGGCGCGACCGGGATCGGTGGCCGCTGCGACCGCCCTGGCGACTTTCCGAGGTCCTACTCGGAAGCGATGCGGGCGTTGGACATCCGCCGGAAATCGGGGTCGCCCCACGGTGTGACGACCTTCGACCAGCTGGGCCTCTATCGCATTCTGGACAGCGGGCGAAATCGCGCCGAAATCGTGGCGTACGTGCGGGAATGGCTGGGCCGGCTACTCGACTACGACGAGCACAAGAACACGGATCTGGTCCAGACGCTGGCGCAGTACCTCGAATGCGGCGGACACTACGACGAGACCGCTTCCGCGCTGGTCATCCACCGCAGCACCCTGCGCTACCGGCTGGGCCGGATCCGGGAGATCGCGGACCTCGACCTGAATGACGTCGACAGCAGGCTCAACCTGCACGTGGCCACCCGAGCCTGGAAGGTGCTGGGAAGCTCGGTCTGA
- a CDS encoding Hsp20/alpha crystallin family protein, with translation MTLMRFDPFRDLERLTEQALAGARGPRAMPMEAFRRDDRFVVALDLPGVDPGDVDVTVERNVVTVRAHRVPLRQAGDDLLVDERPQGEFSRQFFLGDNLDSTRLSAEFDRGVLMLGIPVAEAGKPRKVEIGTGSETAEKKPRIPERASREETANV, from the coding sequence ATGACACTGATGCGTTTCGACCCGTTCCGCGATCTCGAACGGTTGACCGAGCAGGCCCTGGCCGGTGCACGCGGGCCGCGGGCCATGCCGATGGAGGCATTTCGCCGCGACGACCGGTTCGTCGTCGCGCTGGATCTGCCGGGAGTGGACCCCGGCGACGTCGACGTGACGGTGGAACGCAATGTGGTGACCGTGCGCGCCCACCGCGTCCCGCTCCGCCAAGCAGGTGACGACCTGCTGGTCGACGAACGGCCGCAGGGTGAGTTCAGCCGCCAGTTTTTCCTCGGCGACAACCTGGACAGCACGCGGCTGTCCGCGGAGTTCGACCGCGGTGTGCTCATGCTCGGTATCCCGGTCGCCGAGGCCGGCAAGCCTCGCAAGGTCGAAATCGGCACCGGTTCCGAGACGGCCGAAAAGAAGCCTCGCATCCCCGAAAGGGCTTCCCGAGAAGAAACCGCCAACGTCTAG
- a CDS encoding general stress protein, with protein sequence MTAQPGATAPPPRHSTDPGTSEQRRPIGSYERYSEAERAVDYLSDNGFPVERVAIIGSDVKLVEQVVGRLNLGGAALRGAGSGALTGLLIGWLFGVFNWFTPLLAAFTLAIYGLVFGAVIGAVFGLVVHALQGGRRDFASVRAMTPTRYEVVADEAVADEAKNLLAKLKEGV encoded by the coding sequence ATGACCGCGCAGCCCGGCGCCACGGCGCCACCACCGCGTCACTCTACGGATCCCGGCACTTCGGAACAGCGACGTCCGATCGGCTCTTACGAGAGGTACAGCGAAGCCGAGCGTGCCGTCGATTACCTGTCGGACAACGGCTTCCCGGTCGAGCGGGTGGCCATCATCGGCTCGGACGTCAAGCTGGTCGAGCAGGTCGTCGGGCGCCTGAACCTCGGCGGCGCCGCGCTGCGGGGAGCCGGCTCGGGTGCCCTCACCGGGCTGCTGATCGGCTGGTTGTTCGGCGTCTTCAACTGGTTCACGCCGTTGCTGGCGGCCTTCACGCTCGCCATTTACGGCCTCGTGTTCGGCGCGGTGATCGGCGCGGTCTTCGGCCTCGTCGTGCACGCGCTCCAGGGCGGCCGCCGGGACTTCGCCTCGGTCCGGGCGATGACACCCACCCGCTACGAGGTCGTCGCCGACGAAGCGGTGGCGGACGAAGCCAAGAACCTGCTCGCCAAGCTGAAGGAAGGTGTGTGA
- the dnaK gene encoding molecular chaperone DnaK has product MAKAVGIDLGTTNSVIAVWEGGEPTVIANSEGARTTPSVVAFTESGERLVGQLARRQAILNPKGTIYSAKRFIGRKYDEVGEEAKAVGFDVVEGPGGVVRFKVRDKLHSPEEISAQVLRKLADDAGKFLGERVTEAVITVPAYFNDAQRQATKDAGKIAGLEVLRIINEPTAAAIAYGLDSKAHETVLVFDLGGGTFDVSLLDVGDGVVEVRSTAGDTHLGGDDFDRRIVDHLADRFQQENGIDLRSDPQALQRLFEAAEKAKVELSSVSQTSVSLPFITADKDGPKHLTTTLMRSVFEQISADLVERCLGPVKQAMADAKVTANDIDEVILVGGSTRIPAVQSLVRRLTGGKDPNMSVNPDEVVALGAAVQAGVLKGEVKDVLLLDVTPLSLGVETRGGVMTKIIERNTTIPARRTEVFSTAEDNQPAVDVVVLQGERERAADNRVLGRFQLTDIRPAPRGEPQIEVTFDVDANGILDVTAKDKDTGAQQGITISESSNLDQAEVDRMVTEAERNRSEDQRLREEIDARNLLDSAAYQVERTITDTTAPHEKARAEMLIQEAREAVKDAAPLDRVRSLTSELQQMLAGLNAPRASGGGNGSGGGPQQAADEDDVIDADFDRT; this is encoded by the coding sequence ATGGCGAAGGCGGTCGGCATCGACCTGGGGACGACCAACTCGGTGATCGCCGTCTGGGAAGGCGGCGAACCCACGGTCATCGCCAACTCCGAAGGCGCGCGGACCACCCCGTCGGTGGTCGCGTTCACCGAAAGCGGTGAACGGCTGGTCGGCCAGCTCGCCCGCAGGCAGGCGATCCTCAACCCGAAGGGCACGATCTACTCGGCGAAGAGGTTCATCGGCCGGAAGTACGACGAAGTCGGCGAGGAGGCCAAGGCCGTCGGTTTCGACGTCGTCGAGGGTCCGGGCGGTGTCGTCCGGTTCAAGGTCCGCGACAAGCTCCACTCGCCGGAGGAGATCAGCGCGCAGGTCCTGCGCAAGCTGGCCGACGACGCGGGCAAGTTCCTCGGCGAACGGGTGACCGAGGCCGTCATCACCGTGCCTGCGTACTTCAACGACGCCCAGCGGCAGGCCACCAAGGACGCCGGCAAGATCGCCGGCCTCGAAGTCCTGCGCATCATCAACGAACCCACCGCCGCCGCGATCGCCTACGGACTCGACTCGAAGGCCCACGAGACGGTCCTCGTGTTCGACCTCGGCGGCGGCACCTTCGACGTGAGCCTGCTCGACGTCGGCGACGGCGTGGTCGAGGTCCGGTCGACCGCCGGGGACACCCACCTCGGCGGGGACGACTTCGACCGCCGGATCGTGGACCACCTCGCCGATCGGTTCCAGCAGGAGAACGGCATCGACCTGCGGTCGGATCCCCAGGCGCTGCAGCGGCTCTTCGAAGCCGCGGAGAAGGCGAAGGTCGAGCTCAGCTCGGTCAGCCAGACCAGCGTGAGCCTGCCGTTCATCACCGCGGACAAGGACGGCCCGAAGCACCTCACGACCACCTTGATGCGTTCGGTGTTCGAGCAGATCTCCGCGGACCTGGTCGAACGGTGCCTCGGCCCGGTCAAGCAGGCGATGGCCGACGCGAAGGTGACCGCGAACGACATCGACGAGGTCATCCTGGTCGGCGGGTCGACCCGGATCCCGGCCGTGCAGAGCCTGGTCCGCAGGCTGACCGGGGGCAAGGACCCGAACATGAGCGTCAACCCGGACGAGGTCGTCGCGCTCGGCGCGGCGGTCCAGGCGGGGGTGCTCAAGGGTGAGGTCAAGGACGTCCTGCTGCTCGACGTCACCCCGCTGTCGCTCGGCGTGGAAACCCGCGGCGGCGTGATGACGAAGATCATCGAGCGCAACACGACGATCCCGGCGCGGCGGACCGAGGTGTTCTCCACCGCGGAGGACAACCAGCCCGCGGTCGACGTCGTGGTGCTCCAGGGCGAGCGGGAACGGGCCGCCGACAACCGGGTGCTCGGGCGCTTCCAGCTCACCGACATCCGGCCGGCGCCGCGGGGCGAGCCCCAGATCGAGGTCACGTTCGACGTCGACGCCAACGGCATCCTGGATGTCACCGCGAAGGACAAGGACACCGGCGCGCAGCAGGGCATCACGATCAGCGAGAGTTCGAACCTCGACCAGGCGGAGGTCGACCGCATGGTCACCGAAGCCGAACGCAACCGGTCCGAGGACCAGCGGCTGCGCGAGGAGATCGACGCGCGCAACCTGCTCGACTCGGCCGCCTACCAGGTCGAACGGACCATCACGGACACCACTGCGCCGCACGAGAAGGCGCGCGCGGAGATGCTCATCCAAGAGGCTCGTGAGGCGGTGAAAGACGCCGCTCCCCTGGACCGGGTGCGGTCGCTGACCTCCGAACTGCAGCAGATGCTGGCCGGGCTCAACGCGCCCCGGGCGAGCGGCGGCGGCAACGGTTCCGGCGGCGGCCCGCAGCAGGCGGCCGACGAGGACGACGTGATCGACGCGGACTTCGACCGGACGTGA
- a CDS encoding nucleotide exchange factor GrpE: protein MATTGSAAEHENPSAEIAEDGSRQAPASATGADEKIAEFEDRWRRTAADLDNVRKRHAAELRRATEAERARVAAAWLPVLDNLELALAHAEADPSGIVQGVHAIREQAVGLLAGLGYPRDDETGVRFDPNRHEVVAVVEDPATEPNTVTQVVRPGYGTDRHQLRPTAVAVSRSRG, encoded by the coding sequence ATGGCCACCACAGGAAGTGCCGCGGAACACGAGAACCCCTCCGCGGAGATCGCCGAGGACGGCTCCCGGCAGGCGCCGGCCTCGGCGACCGGGGCGGACGAGAAGATCGCCGAGTTCGAGGACCGGTGGCGGCGGACGGCGGCGGACCTCGACAACGTGCGCAAGCGCCATGCCGCCGAACTGCGCCGGGCGACCGAAGCCGAGCGGGCGCGGGTCGCGGCGGCCTGGCTTCCGGTGCTGGACAACCTCGAACTGGCGCTCGCGCACGCCGAGGCGGACCCGTCGGGCATCGTGCAGGGCGTCCACGCGATCCGGGAGCAAGCCGTCGGGCTGCTCGCCGGGCTCGGGTACCCGCGTGACGACGAAACCGGCGTCCGGTTCGACCCGAACCGGCACGAGGTCGTCGCCGTGGTCGAGGACCCGGCCACCGAGCCGAACACCGTGACCCAGGTCGTGCGCCCCGGCTACGGGACCGATCGGCACCAGCTGCGGCCGACGGCCGTGGCGGTGTCCAGGTCGCGGGGGTGA